A single window of Sphingobium sp. SCG-1 DNA harbors:
- a CDS encoding transketolase, whose amino-acid sequence MNMVIDQSRRDLVTALEHLDTRLLWLSSWMIHNANHIRPKPDGLKVGGHQASCASITAIMAALYFHALGPNDKVAVKPHAGPVLHAIHYLLGNQTLDHMQRFRGLGGVQSYPSRTKDIIPVDFSTGSVGLGVAVTAFSSLVQDYLIAHGQLREEQAGRMIALMGDAELDEGNIYECLIEGYKHDLRNCWWIVDYNRQSLDATTADRMFRRFDDIFETCGWRVVTLKYGKLQQLAFKRPGGKTLEQWIDACPNADFAALTYQGGAAWRARLVADIGLKPHVGKLLASYDDDGLARLMTNLGGHCHETLIDAFDGARDEKPTLFIAYTVKGHGLPLAGHKDNHSGMMNPAQMEQFRASLGVESGKEWDFWSGLGDNIASELEAVVAASPIARARAEPEALPVPVPARLHVPDGAEQSTQAAFGRILLELAKSSDELADRIVTTAPDVTQTTNLGAFVNQRGLFRRQELADVFHKAKIPSAQKWSQHAAGQHIELGIAENNFFLLLASLGLAAPHFGTRLIPVGTVYDPFISRGLDALNYGCYQDARFLLVGTPSGITLAAEGGAHQSLNTPLIGMGQPNLTYFEPAFADELTVMMRWAFDHMQQPDGSSVYLRLTTRAIPQATRDGLSWEADALKGGYWLRGPGPDAQAAIVFTGVVAPEALEAWEELADDIPGIGLLNVTSPDLLHRGWSARRAARWTGGGVEPCHAETLLGALAPHAGLVTVLDGAPGALSWLGGVTGMRVSPLGTDRFGQTGNLPDLYRIYRLDSEAIVDAAAELFLGK is encoded by the coding sequence ATGAACATGGTGATAGATCAATCGAGGCGCGACCTGGTAACGGCGCTGGAGCATCTCGATACCCGGCTGCTCTGGCTGTCTTCGTGGATGATCCACAATGCCAATCACATCCGGCCGAAGCCAGATGGACTGAAGGTTGGCGGGCATCAGGCGAGCTGCGCGTCGATCACCGCGATCATGGCGGCCCTCTACTTCCACGCGCTCGGTCCCAACGACAAGGTCGCCGTCAAGCCGCATGCCGGTCCGGTCCTGCACGCCATCCATTATCTGCTCGGCAATCAGACGCTCGACCACATGCAACGATTTCGGGGACTGGGCGGCGTGCAGAGCTATCCGAGCCGGACCAAGGACATCATTCCGGTCGATTTCTCGACTGGCTCGGTCGGGCTTGGTGTTGCAGTGACGGCATTCAGCAGCCTCGTCCAAGACTATCTCATCGCCCATGGTCAGCTCCGCGAGGAGCAGGCAGGTCGCATGATCGCGCTGATGGGCGACGCCGAACTCGACGAAGGTAATATCTATGAATGCCTAATCGAAGGCTACAAGCATGATCTGCGCAATTGCTGGTGGATCGTAGACTATAACCGCCAGTCGCTCGACGCCACCACTGCGGATCGCATGTTCCGCCGCTTTGACGACATCTTCGAAACCTGCGGCTGGCGTGTGGTTACCCTTAAATATGGCAAGCTCCAGCAACTGGCGTTCAAACGGCCAGGAGGCAAGACACTCGAACAATGGATCGATGCGTGCCCGAACGCCGACTTCGCGGCTCTGACCTATCAGGGCGGCGCCGCCTGGCGCGCAAGGCTTGTCGCCGATATTGGGTTGAAGCCGCACGTCGGCAAGCTGCTCGCCAGTTACGACGACGACGGACTCGCCCGGCTCATGACCAATCTTGGCGGCCATTGCCACGAGACGCTGATCGACGCCTTCGATGGTGCCCGCGACGAAAAGCCAACGCTTTTCATCGCCTATACGGTGAAGGGGCACGGTCTCCCGCTAGCCGGGCACAAGGACAACCACTCGGGCATGATGAATCCTGCCCAGATGGAGCAATTCCGGGCGAGCCTCGGCGTTGAGTCAGGCAAGGAGTGGGACTTTTGGAGTGGCCTCGGCGATAACATCGCCTCTGAGCTTGAAGCAGTCGTCGCGGCCAGTCCCATTGCGCGCGCGCGCGCCGAGCCGGAGGCGCTCCCGGTACCGGTTCCCGCGCGTCTGCATGTGCCTGACGGCGCCGAACAGTCGACCCAGGCGGCGTTCGGGCGCATTCTGCTCGAGCTCGCGAAATCGAGCGACGAACTTGCGGACCGCATCGTAACGACCGCGCCTGATGTGACTCAGACAACGAACCTTGGCGCCTTCGTGAACCAGCGCGGACTTTTTCGTCGCCAGGAGCTCGCTGACGTCTTCCACAAGGCGAAGATACCATCCGCACAGAAATGGTCCCAACATGCCGCCGGGCAGCACATCGAACTCGGCATCGCCGAGAATAACTTCTTCCTGCTGCTGGCCTCGCTCGGGCTGGCCGCCCCCCACTTCGGCACGCGTCTTATCCCTGTCGGCACCGTTTATGACCCCTTCATCTCGCGCGGCCTCGATGCCCTCAATTACGGCTGTTATCAGGATGCGCGCTTCCTTCTGGTAGGAACGCCGTCCGGCATCACGCTCGCGGCCGAAGGCGGCGCGCACCAGTCGCTCAACACGCCGCTGATCGGCATGGGGCAACCAAACCTAACCTATTTCGAGCCGGCGTTCGCCGACGAGCTGACCGTCATGATGCGCTGGGCGTTCGATCACATGCAGCAACCCGACGGGAGCTCGGTGTACCTCCGACTCACGACACGCGCGATACCGCAGGCCACTCGCGACGGGCTTAGTTGGGAAGCAGACGCTTTGAAGGGCGGCTATTGGTTGCGTGGGCCCGGGCCCGACGCGCAGGCGGCCATCGTGTTCACCGGTGTCGTGGCACCAGAAGCCCTAGAAGCCTGGGAAGAGCTGGCCGACGACATCCCCGGCATCGGTCTGCTCAATGTGACCTCGCCCGACCTGTTGCACCGCGGCTGGTCTGCCCGTCGCGCGGCGCGTTGGACCGGCGGAGGCGTCGAACCCTGCCATGCCGAGACACTGCTTGGCGCGCTGGCGCCGCACGCCGGCCTGGTCACCGTCCTCGATGGCGCACCGGGTGCGCTATCGTGGCTCGGAGGCGTAACCGGCATGCGTGTCAGCCCGCTCGGGACGGACCGCTTCGGACAAACCGGCAACCTTCCCGATCTCTACCGAATCTACCGGCTCGACAGCGAAGCGATCGTCGATGCCGCGGCTGAACTCTTTCTGGGCAAGTGA
- a CDS encoding pyruvate dehydrogenase complex dihydrolipoamide acetyltransferase, whose product MTVQLKMPALSPTMEKGTLAKWLVAEGDLIKTGDLIAEVETDKATMEVEASDAGRLTKLVVAEGTSDVQVGAVIALITGAEESAEAVSVKSPPSAGAEAPAAVSPPVETAPRETTPAAVSTEAERPPRQRPADRIRVSPLASRIAHAKGIDLSDIRGTGPGGRIVRADLGVSLPSEALVASATPPAAPLVAALVSLPPEGVPVTTAKLSGMRRTIARRLTESKQTVPHFYLTIRCNLDPLLALRGELNAALVQRGIKLSVNDMVMKAMAQSLIAVPDANVQFGGDDLHRFGRVDIAMAVAIDGGLITPVIRGVDTLSLSSIAQASKTLATKARDGKLLPEDYQGGTVSISNLGMFGIDEMVPVINPPQALILGVGAGIEQPWKVGSEIALATVVALTASFDHRAIDGAVAAHFMQSLREHIADPLLLCS is encoded by the coding sequence ATGACGGTGCAACTCAAGATGCCGGCCTTGTCGCCGACGATGGAAAAGGGAACGCTAGCGAAATGGCTGGTTGCCGAAGGCGACCTGATCAAAACCGGCGATCTGATCGCAGAGGTCGAGACCGACAAGGCCACAATGGAGGTCGAAGCCAGCGACGCCGGGCGATTGACAAAGCTCGTGGTGGCCGAGGGTACCAGCGACGTGCAGGTCGGAGCGGTGATCGCCCTCATCACCGGCGCTGAGGAGTCAGCGGAGGCGGTGTCTGTAAAATCGCCGCCCTCAGCTGGCGCGGAGGCACCCGCCGCTGTCTCGCCGCCGGTCGAAACAGCACCCCGCGAGACGACTCCGGCAGCAGTTTCAACTGAAGCCGAGCGCCCGCCCCGTCAGAGACCGGCCGATCGGATCAGGGTCAGCCCGCTCGCTTCGCGCATTGCACATGCGAAGGGCATCGACCTGTCGGATATCCGCGGCACAGGCCCGGGAGGGCGGATTGTTCGCGCGGATTTGGGCGTTTCGTTACCAAGCGAGGCGCTGGTCGCCTCGGCGACCCCACCCGCAGCGCCCCTCGTTGCCGCCCTCGTATCGCTGCCGCCAGAGGGCGTACCGGTAACGACGGCGAAGCTTAGCGGCATGCGCAGGACGATCGCGCGTCGGCTGACCGAGAGCAAGCAGACGGTTCCTCATTTCTATCTAACCATACGCTGCAATCTCGATCCCTTGCTCGCGCTTCGTGGCGAACTCAACGCCGCGCTGGTGCAGCGGGGCATCAAGCTCAGCGTCAACGATATGGTGATGAAGGCGATGGCCCAATCGCTGATCGCCGTTCCCGATGCCAATGTCCAATTCGGAGGCGACGACCTTCACCGCTTCGGGCGAGTCGATATCGCGATGGCGGTCGCTATCGACGGAGGACTCATCACGCCGGTGATCCGCGGCGTGGACACGCTCTCACTGTCGAGCATCGCGCAGGCGAGCAAGACGCTCGCCACCAAGGCGCGAGACGGCAAGCTGCTGCCTGAGGACTATCAAGGCGGCACCGTCTCGATCTCAAATCTCGGGATGTTCGGTATCGATGAGATGGTCCCCGTCATCAATCCGCCGCAGGCGCTCATCCTTGGCGTTGGCGCGGGGATCGAACAGCCCTGGAAAGTGGGAAGCGAGATTGCCCTCGCCACCGTCGTCGCATTGACGGCTAGTTTCGATCACCGCGCGATCGATGGGGCCGTTGCCGCGCACTTCATGCAGTCGTTGCGCGAGCATATCGCCGACCCGCTGTTGCTCTGCAGTTGA
- a CDS encoding flavin reductase family protein, producing MSVVDPQQFRHVLGHHPTGVCIITTVLEDGAPAGMAVGSFLSVSLDPPLVGFLPAKTSASWTKIEKSPRFCVNILADNQVDLCQRFASKTEDKFAGVAHHMSASGLPMIDRAVGWIECTRHAIQDAGDHYFVLGAVETLALADDRRPLIFFRGNYGQFMSLPRWPDPIV from the coding sequence ATGAGCGTAGTGGACCCGCAGCAGTTCCGCCACGTCCTTGGCCATCACCCAACGGGCGTCTGCATCATTACGACCGTGCTTGAGGATGGCGCACCAGCCGGCATGGCGGTCGGATCCTTTCTGTCGGTGTCGCTCGATCCACCACTCGTCGGCTTCCTCCCCGCCAAGACTTCGGCAAGCTGGACGAAAATCGAGAAATCGCCCCGCTTCTGCGTGAATATATTGGCCGACAACCAAGTCGATCTTTGCCAGCGTTTCGCATCGAAGACCGAAGATAAATTTGCCGGCGTAGCCCATCATATGTCCGCTTCCGGATTGCCGATGATCGACCGGGCCGTGGGCTGGATAGAGTGTACGCGTCACGCCATCCAGGATGCGGGCGATCACTATTTCGTTCTCGGCGCGGTGGAGACGCTGGCACTCGCCGACGATCGCCGACCGCTGATCTTCTTCAGGGGCAACTACGGCCAGTTCATGTCGCTGCCAAGATGGCCGGATCCCATTGTCTGA
- a CDS encoding acetyl-CoA C-acyltransferase: protein MKTEPVVIASYARTPMGGFQGALSQLTATQLGAAAVRAAVDRAAAPIAAIERIYMGCVLPAGLGQAPARQAALGAGLPSSVQATTVNKMCGSGMQAAIMATETLHARAADIIIAGGMESMTNAPFALPKHRGGARIGHDRVIDTMMMDGLEDAYTAGKPMGAFAQDTADAYQFTREMMDAYAVRSLTRARNALESGAFADEIIPVTVPTRSGPMQVHTDEQPGNARPDKIALLKPAFAFGGTITAASSASISDGAAALVLTRESVARSHGMPMLARVAGTAAFAHAPDQFATAPVHAIRAVLGKAGWSVADVDLFEVNEAFAAVAMIAARDLDLPDDRLNIHGGATALGHPIGASGARIIATLLAALRKVGGRRGVASLCIGGGEATAMAFELL, encoded by the coding sequence ATGAAAACTGAACCCGTTGTGATCGCCAGTTACGCCCGGACTCCGATGGGTGGCTTCCAAGGCGCGCTATCCCAACTCACGGCGACGCAACTGGGCGCCGCAGCCGTACGCGCCGCCGTCGATCGCGCCGCCGCTCCGATCGCCGCGATCGAGCGGATCTACATGGGCTGCGTCCTGCCTGCCGGGCTTGGCCAGGCGCCGGCCCGCCAAGCCGCGCTCGGCGCCGGCCTTCCATCGAGCGTTCAGGCGACCACGGTGAATAAGATGTGCGGATCAGGGATGCAGGCCGCAATCATGGCAACTGAAACGCTGCATGCGCGAGCCGCAGACATCATTATTGCCGGCGGCATGGAGAGCATGACCAATGCCCCCTTTGCTTTGCCCAAGCATCGCGGCGGCGCACGCATCGGCCATGATCGCGTCATCGATACGATGATGATGGACGGGCTGGAGGATGCCTACACGGCAGGCAAGCCCATGGGCGCTTTTGCTCAGGACACTGCCGACGCCTATCAGTTCACCCGCGAAATGATGGACGCTTATGCCGTTCGGTCATTGACCCGGGCGCGCAATGCCCTCGAAAGCGGGGCCTTCGCCGACGAAATCATTCCGGTGACCGTGCCCACGCGTTCCGGACCGATGCAGGTGCACACCGACGAACAACCCGGCAACGCGCGTCCCGATAAAATCGCTTTGCTCAAGCCAGCCTTCGCGTTCGGCGGCACGATCACGGCCGCGAGCTCGGCATCCATCTCCGATGGCGCCGCGGCGTTGGTGCTGACGCGCGAAAGCGTGGCGCGAAGCCATGGCATGCCCATGCTGGCACGCGTCGCGGGAACAGCGGCATTTGCTCATGCCCCGGATCAGTTCGCCACGGCCCCAGTTCACGCCATTCGCGCGGTACTCGGAAAAGCCGGATGGTCCGTAGCGGACGTCGATCTCTTCGAGGTCAACGAAGCATTCGCGGCCGTCGCCATGATCGCGGCACGGGATCTGGACCTCCCGGACGACCGCCTCAACATCCATGGCGGCGCGACAGCACTTGGCCATCCGATCGGCGCCTCGGGCGCGAGGATCATCGCCACGCTGCTTGCGGCTTTGCGCAAAGTGGGCGGTCGCCGCGGGGTGGCGAGCCTTTGCATCGGCGGAGGCGAAGCCACTGCGATGGCGTTTGAACTGCTCTGA
- a CDS encoding SDR family NAD(P)-dependent oxidoreductase gives MELSQVAAIVTGGASGLGAATADRLAHGGANVTIFDMNADLGDAKAKEIGARFALVDVADEAAVKTAVAQAEAAHGVARVLVNCAGVATPGKVIGRDGKASALADFSRIVTINLVGTLNVLAAFAERLHDAETLGEERGVIVNTASVAAYDGQIGQAGYAASKGGIVAITLPVAREFARYGIRVMAIAPGIFWTPLLAGLPQDAQDSLGKQVPFPSRLGKPEEYAQLVESIVANPMLNGEVIRLDGAIRMAPR, from the coding sequence ATGGAATTAAGCCAGGTTGCAGCGATCGTGACAGGTGGCGCGTCCGGACTAGGCGCGGCCACGGCCGATCGACTTGCCCATGGCGGCGCGAACGTCACCATTTTCGATATGAATGCCGACTTGGGGGACGCAAAGGCCAAGGAGATCGGCGCACGTTTCGCCTTGGTCGATGTCGCGGACGAGGCGGCGGTTAAGACCGCGGTGGCTCAGGCCGAGGCCGCGCATGGCGTCGCCCGGGTCCTCGTCAATTGTGCCGGCGTCGCCACCCCGGGCAAGGTCATCGGTCGTGACGGCAAGGCAAGTGCTCTGGCCGATTTCTCGAGGATCGTTACGATCAATCTGGTTGGAACCCTCAACGTTCTCGCCGCCTTCGCCGAACGCCTGCACGATGCTGAGACCCTCGGGGAAGAGCGCGGCGTCATCGTCAACACCGCCTCGGTCGCCGCTTATGACGGCCAGATTGGCCAGGCCGGCTATGCGGCGTCGAAGGGCGGCATCGTCGCGATCACGCTCCCTGTTGCGCGCGAGTTCGCGCGCTATGGGATCCGCGTCATGGCGATCGCACCTGGCATCTTCTGGACGCCGTTGCTGGCAGGGCTACCGCAGGATGCCCAGGATTCGCTCGGCAAGCAGGTCCCGTTTCCGAGCCGCCTCGGCAAGCCGGAGGAATATGCTCAACTCGTTGAAAGCATCGTCGCCAATCCGATGCTCAACGGCGAGGTCATCCGGCTGGACGGCGCGATCAGAATGGCGCCGAGATGA